The Mytilus trossulus isolate FHL-02 unplaced genomic scaffold, PNRI_Mtr1.1.1.hap1 h1tg000475l__unscaffolded, whole genome shotgun sequence genome includes a window with the following:
- the LOC134702462 gene encoding uncharacterized protein LOC134702462 — MVILKEKTLNHTDNELTVNSVVNYTERNHTVNELTVNSVVNKINHTDNELTVNSVVNNTERNHTVNELTVNSVVNKRNHTDNELTVNSVVNNTERNHTVNELTVNSVVNKRNHTVNELTVNSVVNKRNNTDNELIVYSVVSNTERNHTDNELTVNSDCNDTVTDLTGHTVANTTEQYQTVNELTAPSVDCNIHLVKTNLINSELSKLKSHSGSINNQSENKQTCQGRNNKNDIDNKADKSVHSYLWIGEQKTGMHANIRFENPVVLYDLSRSQVTQEQNNLVIQGSFHQGNTRFGENAGKQCVSNCLSAIVHSKLKPVFAWNKLYLDNILIEGNDIYTSVHGTNNYLCVEDLPEFVDLRNRIIHCHKKRSICAFVHDVDPDFDGVLPLDQALQYALIDSDGCFVTVRATTSLVIKQNNKIYMFDSHARNRFGLIDNYGSSIVFELPDIQAVYQHFCNFVQGDQSVPFDVTGITVAIQDTVDSSVNMTLQDNMQHIETQDSVPILGYLDNKHNIEENETNEETIDKSKGGLLKNTKRLVSDLSNDIESDILMDISHNVSDDIESDRLMDISDDMESVDFSKVGSPCTFIKEDEVSDIEIMSDCRSNYSFKPLDFCSKRKLCGILNISSKEVNKNMCSSESCNIGHPSETKSIIADGNCLFRAISYAVSHTQIFHEKVRQDIIKHSLSISNHLTSLLENQYGTVEEHISGRKMRENNSWGTALEIIAAADLLKTDIYTFYNGVWIKYSSSQIHTNSEINDRAIYLQHIRDLQHYEVVLSVIPEMHKPPENKGVAMKRKCEQNDLFVSKKYRKQDQQTSGLNNENNSYVISSQKGIHSDKAINEVQYLSKSEKQKLKYQTDSQSRYKTLSTQRKKYSNDDSYKAQKIRKGREKYQNDYTYKLDIKKASKEKYMTDEKHREEKKNESIKKYENNDEYRTKLKEAAIHKYATDDAHKIKIKQASIHKYATDDEHQNKLKQASIHKYATDDEYQNKVKQASIHKYATDDEYQSKVKQASIHKYANDDEHRKHVKSQTLSKRILSKEEGKDMSKVIEKFKKDVCEGPEYICACCFRLSFQNQVMEYKKDLYQKDSVKDVADTCISDKYLHKCLDECEDECKYQGTSRQSLWICYTCHRKIQKGKVPAESFFNNLLLDDVPNELSKLNQLEQHLISLNIPFMKIIALPKGGQKAVHGPCVCVPSDIFKVTTTLPRSEDDNCLVKVKLKRKLQYKGYEEYQFVDTKHLEEALLFLKEKNEWYSNIVINEKWLNPIPLQNKDCCPEVESMDTSTTTNETLNDNLQDRSNTEEQTNEADTYLDDTLQGVQLDTCLQPADIAQEALDALFDKEFNLSPAEENNPVSLLRTKGIEAQTFPVHYPTGKNTLNEEREEKLSLLRYFNLRLMSVENRFARDTSYIFFCQYMSELDRVMSNVQISLRKGSVFSNGKKVTGKMLCDKDTLHGLFRKDEAIKFMKPVRGTPPYWQAEQKNIFAMIRQLGIPTFFASFSSADFRWKEIIETILKQQGDIRKFDELTWDEKCKVLCSNPVTPARMFDRRFKRFLKDVIMSDAQPIGHVIDYFYRVEFQQRGSPHTHCLFWVEDAPKFNEDEDDIVTEFVDKYITCKLPLETEDSELKDIVTTVQQHSKTHSKSCRKKGTVCRFNFPRPPSEKTFISRPPKDDEEECSVADDTDEDVDDDVVEKPKSGISSLEAKKILESLWAVIKDCEKENLTTTELFIRAGVSQEDFQECFRSVTYRNTVVLKRNKNEMFINQYNPHLLKAWDANMDIQYILDAYSCVVYIISYISKSERELGLLLQQTKNEAADGNLNAQHTMKQVGTAYFHFRELSAQEAVFRVIGLSLKECSRKVEFIPVGENPCKMSIPLKELLIKSKSANTKKPSKEIDDDDDIDDGDDIELWMKSITDRYKSRPELELFNQMCLASFCSEFSVLAETQVPNKINEDTTFKLKNDMGYIRKRTRTQPAIIKYARFSIETSPEQYYQSILQLYLPYRLEEQLKPPQFLTYELFYKSGMVRYNQKEVLVKVEQIVNTNMSNFVKSGKELEAAEKKLEENDYQEDAWADLCPETESERRECTEAAKSSTVIEVDSPEFGIPDLNKSNKPEIVSGNGIKTCLLRSEVIPLLRGLNMKQRRIFYKVREWCNLKANGKNPPPFHVFVTGGAGTGKSHLIKCLHYETTRILARCSPSPDDLTVLLTAPTGTAAFNINGLTIHHALSIFKTLTVDKAMLGEDKLNTLRSKLENLQILIIDEVSMVNKRLLFFIHERLRQIKKRPEKDPFGGVSVIAVGDFFQLPPVKCRKTDKLYVDDPSNPLNYLWNDFFTIVELDEVMRQREDGLFAQLLNRLRIKDKYSPLESSDLKMLKQCIGSGTDEALHIYATNNEINIHNTEMVIKLSSEPKLIEAQDFEKNKATGKLRKKTANFSQTDICLPTSILLAEGARVMLKKNEAVNDGLVNGVMGTIVSIAEFLEGSLPNVIFINFDNERVGKNAKIQKTINGKRCVGLEPSTEDIPFKNGTRKQFPLQLAWACTVHKVQGLTVSQAVVDLNKCFTYGQAYVALSRVTTKEGLHILPIDDKTLGKKIYCDPDIIKGIKTMKHYLTENVEASSEETLVTIVYHNIQGLRAHKNDLVANSDCTDADYVCLTETWLESSSDHVYLPNYDFYHQPRSAAYTPTNSVFMNLQAMGHGGVGVYVKTDSEYENCNITVENLECMTFRIPTMNVLVATIYRTQKYQIGIFLKTFISFVSKLTELSNNIIVLGDFNQDILKGERSILDYMTSKGFQQLVEEATTEGGTLIDHVYVKGCSKVEVKGIPTYYSYHDAVSIMLKDSR; from the exons ATGGTTATCCTGAAGGAGAAAACACT aaatcaCACTGATAATGAATTGACTGTTAACTCTGTTGTCAATTATACTGAAAGAAATCACACTGTGAATGAATTGACTGTTAActctgttgtcaataaaataaatcacacTGATAATGAATTGACTGTTAACTCTGTTGTCAATAATACTGAAAGAAATCACACTGTGAATGAATTGACTGTTAACTCTGTtgtcaataaaagaaatcaCACTGATAATGAATTGACTGTTAACTCTGTTGTCAATAATACTGAAAGAAATCACACTGTGAATGAATTGACTGTCAACTCTGTtgtcaataaaagaaatcaCACTGTGAATGAATTGACTGTTAACTCTGTtgtcaataaaagaaataacacTGATAATGAATTGATTGTTTACTCTGTTGTCAGTAATACTGAAAGAAATCACACTGATAATGAATTGACAGTTAACTCTGATTGCAATGACACTGTTACTGATTTAACTGGGCATACTGTTGCCAATACCACTGAACAGTATCAAACTGTTAATGAATTGACTGCTCCTTCTGTTGACTGCAACATACATTTAGTTAAGACTAATTTAATCAATTCAGAATTGAGTAAACTAAAAAGTCATTCAGGTTCAATCAACAATCAGTCTGAAAACAAGCAAACATGCCAGggtagaaataataaaaatgacattGATAACAAAGCAGACAAATCTGTGCATTCCTATTTATGGATAGGTGAACAGAAAACAGGTATGCATGCAAATATCAGATTTGAAAATCCTGtagttttatatgatttatcaaGATCACAAGTAACACAAGAACAAAATAATCTAGTCATTCAGGGTAGTTTTCATCAAGGAAATACCAGGTTTGGTGAAAACGCTGGGAAACAATGTGTTAGTAATTGTTTATCTGCAATAGTGCATAGTAAACTGAAACCAGTTTTTGCATGGAACAAGTTATATCTTGACAATATACTAATTGAAGGTAACGATATTTATACATCTGTGCACGGTACTAATAATTATCTTTGTGTGGAAGATCTTCCAGAATTTGTAGATCTTAGAAATCGTATTATTCATTGTCACAAGAAACGTTCCATTTGTGCATTTGTACATGACGTTGACCCAGATTTTGATGGCGTTTTACCTTTAGACCAAGCCCTGCAATATGCATTAATAGACTCAGACGGATGCTTTGTTACTGTAAGAGCAACAACATCATTAGTAATAAAGcagaataacaaaatatatatgtttgattcTCATGCAAGAAATCGTTTTGGTTTAATAGATAATTATGGTTCTAGTATTGTATTTGAACTTCCTGACATTCAAGCTGTTTACCAACACTTCTGTAATTTTGTTCAGGGTGATCAATCTGTACCTTTTGATGTAACAGGAATTACTGTTGCAATACAAGACACAGTTGACAGTAGTGTAAATATGACATTGCAAGATAATATGCAACATATTGAAACACAAGATAGTGTACCAATACTAGGTTATTTAGATAATAAGCATAATATTGAAGAAAATGAGACTAACGAAGAAACAATCGACAAATCAAAGGGAGGATTGttgaaaaataccaaaagaCTTGTATCTGATCTTTCAAATGACATTGAATCAGACATATTAATGGACATATCACACAATGTATCAGATGACATTGAATCCGACAGGTTAATGGACATATCAGATGACATGGAATCAGTAGATTTTTCAAAGGTAGGGTCTCCATGTACATTTATTAAAGAAGATGAAGTTTCTGATATAGAAATAATGTCTGATTGTAGATCCAATTATTCCTTTAAGCCATTAGATTTCTGTTCTAAAAGGAAACTCTGTGGAATATTGAATATATCTTCAAAAGAAGTGAATAAAAACATGTGCAGTTCAGAATCGTGTAATATTGGCCATCCCTCTGAAACAAAGTCCATCATAGCAGATGGAAACTGTCTCTTTAGAGCAATATCTTACGCTGTTTCACATACACAAATATTCCATGAAAAGGTTAGACAAGACATAATTAAGCATAGCTTGAGCATTTCAAATCATTTGACTAGTCTATTAGAAAACCAATATGGTACAGTAGAAGAACATATAAGTGGTCGAAAAATGAGAGAGAACAATTCATGGGGAACTGCATTGGAAATAATCGCCGCAGCAGACCTTCTAAAAACGGATATTTATACGTTTTATAATGGAGTATGGATAAAGTATTCATCGTCTCAAATTCACACAAACAGTGAAATAAATGATAGAGCAATCTATCTTCAACACATCAGAGACTTACAACACTATGAGGTTGTATTATCAGTTATACCAGAGATGCACAAACCACCTGAAAATAAGGGAGTTGCAATGAAAAGGAAATGTGAgcaaaatgatttatttgtttcaaagaaatacagaaaacaaGATCAACAGACGAGTGgtttaaataatgaaaacaattctTATGTTATATCGTCACAGAAAGGAATTCATTCAGACAAAGCTATAAATGAAGTACAATACTTATCAaaatctgaaaaacaaaaattaaagtatcAAACAGATTCTCAATCAAGGTACAAAACATTATCAACACAAAGGAAAAAGTATTCGAACGACGATTCGTACAAAGCtcagaaaataagaaaaggAAGGGAGAAATATCAGAATGATTACACATATAAATTAGATATTAAAAAAGCTTCAAAGGAAAAGTATATGACAGACGAAAAACACAgggaagaaaagaaaaatgaaagcattaaaaaatatgaaaataatgatgAATACAGAACAAAATTGAAAGAGGCAGCCATTCACAAATATGCTACTGATGATgcacacaaaattaaaattaaacaagcaaGCATTCACAAGTATGCTACTGATGATGAACATCAAAATAAGTTGAAACAGGCAAGCATTCACAAGTATGCTACTGATGATGAATATCAAAACAAGGTGAAACAGGCAAGCATTCACAAGTATGCTACTGATGATGAATATCAAAGTAAGGTGAAACAGGCAAGCATTCACAAGTATGCTAATGATGATGAACATCGAAAGCATGTTAAAAGTCAGACTTTGTCTAAAAGAATTCTTTCTAAAGAAGAAGGAAAAGACATGTCAAAagttattgaaaaatttaagaaagatGTATGTGAAGGACCTGAATACATTTGTGCTTGCTGTTTTAGActttcatttcaaaatcaagTAATGGAATATAAGAAGGATTTGTATCAAAAGGATTCTGTAAAAGATGTAGCAGACACTTGCATTTCTGATAAGTATTTGCATAAATGTTTAGACGAATGCGAAGATGAATGTAAGTATCAAGGAACTAGTAGACAATCCCTTTGGATTTGTTACACATGTCACAGAAAGATCCAGAAAGGAAAAGTGCCTGCtgaatctttttttaacaaCCTATTATTAGATGATGTTCCTAATGAACTTAGCAAATTAAATCAACTAGAACAACATTTAATTTCTCTTAATATACCTTTCATGAAGATAATTGCTCTACCTAAAGGTGGCCAAAAGGCAGTTCATGGACCATGTGTTTGTGTACCGTCAGATATTTTTAAGGTAACTACTACTTTGCCTAGATCTGAAGATGACAATTGTTTAGTTAAAGTGAAGCTCAAAAGGAAATTACAGTATAAGGGTTATGAGGAATATCAATTTGTTGATACTAAACATTTAGAAGAAgcattgctatttttaaaagaaaaaaatgagtgGTATTCAAATATAGTAATCAATGAAAAGTGGTTGAACCCTATTCCTTTACAAAATAAGGACTGTTGCCCTGAAGTAGAGAGCATGGACacttcaacaacaacaaatgaaaCGCTAAATGATAATTTGCAAGATAGGTCAAATACAGAGGAACAAACAAATGAAGCGGATACATACTTAGATGATACTTTACAGGGCGTTCAGTTGGACACATGTTTACAGCCTGCTGATATTGCACAGGAAGCTTTAGATGCATTGTTTGATAAGGAATTCAATCTATCACCTGCAGAGGAAAATAACCCTGTAAGTCTTTTGAGAACAAAGGGTATTGAAGCTCAAACGTTTCCAGTACATTATCCTACAGGTAAAAACACATTGAATGAAGAGAGAGAAGAAAAGTTATCTTTATTAAGATATTTCAATCTGAGATTAATGAGTGTAGAAAACCGATTTGCAAGAGATACTTCTTATATATTCTTTTGTCAATATATGTCTGAACTAGATAGAGTTATGTCAAATGTTCAAATTTCCTTAAGGAAAGGATCGGTGTTTTCAAATGGAAAGAAAGTAACAGGCAAAATGCTATGTGATAAAGACACATTACATGGGTTATTCCGAAAAGATGAGGCAATAAAGTTTATGAAACCTGTAAGAGGAACACCTCCTTATTGGCAAGCTGAACAAAAGAATATTTTTGCTATGATTCGCCAGTTAGGTATTCCCACATTCTTTGCCTCGTTTTCTTCTGCAGACTTCAGATGGAAAGAAATCATAGAAACAATATTGAAGCAACAAGGAGATATTCGTAAGTTTGACGAACTTACTTGGGATGAAAAGTGCAAAGTCCTTTGTAGTAATCCTGTTACACCTGCACGAATGTTTGATCGTAGATTTAAAAGATTTCTAAAAGATGTTATAATGTCAGATGCTCAACCAATTGGTCATGTGATAGACTACTTTTATAGAGTTGAATTTCAACAGAGAGGTTCTCCACACACGCACTGTTTGTTCTGGGTAGAAGATGCCCCAAAATTTAATGAAGATGAAGATGATATTGTAACTGAGTttgttgacaaatatataacatgtaaactaCCGCTGGAAACCGAGGACTCAGAGCTAAAAGACATTGTCACAACTGTACAACAACATAGCAAAACACATTCAAAAAGTTGTAGAAAAAAGGGAACTGTGTGTCGTTTTAATTTCCCAAGACCACCCTctgaaaaaacatttatatcacGCCCACCTAAGGATGATGAAGAAGAATGTAGTGTTGCTGATGACACTGATGAAGATGTTGACGATGATGTTGTTGAAAAACCAAAATCGGGAATTAGTTCATTAGAAGCTAAAAAGATATTAGAATCTCTATGGGCTGTAATCAAAGACTGTGAAAAGGAAAATTTAACTACTACGGAGTTATTCATAAGGGCAGGAGTATCTCAGGAAGATTTTCAAGAATGCTTTAGGTCAGTTACATATAGAAATACTGTGgtgttaaaaagaaacaaaaatgaaatgtttatcaATCAGTACAACCCGCATCTCCTGAAAGCATGGGACGCAAATATGGATATACAATACATATTAGATGCTTATTCTTgtgttgtttatataataagttaCATCAGTAAATCAGAACGTGAACTTGGATTGTTgctacaacaaacaaaaaatgaggcCGCTGATGGAAATTTGAATGCACAACATACAATGAAACAAGTAGGTACTGCATACTTTCACTTTCGAGAGCTGAGTGCCCAAGAAGCTGTTTTTAGAGTGATCGGCTTAAGTTTGAAAGAATGTTCAAGAAAAGTTGAATTCATTCCAGTTGGAGAAAATCCATGTAAAATGAGTATTCCTCTAAAAGAACTTTTAATCAAATCTAAAAgcgcaaatacaaaaaaaccttcaaaggaaatcgatgatgatgatgacatTGATGACGGTGATGATATCGAACTTTGGATGAAAAGCATTACTGATAGATATAAAAGTCGACCAGAACTTGAATTATTTAATCAGATGTGTTTAGCTTCATTTTGCTCCGAGTTTTCAGTTTTAGCAGAAACACAGgttccaaataaaataaatgaagataCCACATTCAAACTTAAAAATGATATGGGATACATCAGAAAGCGGACAAGAACCCAGCCTGCTATTATCAAATATGCACGATTTTCCATTGAAACATCGCCTGAACAGTACTACCAAAGTATTTTACAGTTATATTTACCTTACAGATTAGAGGAACAGTTGAAACCGCCACAATTTTTGacatatgaattgttttacaaatcaGGAATGGTCAGGTATAATCAGAAAGAGGTTCTTGTTAAAGTCGAACAAATAGTTAATACTAACATGTCCAACTTTGTGAAAAGTGGCAAAGAGCTAGAAGctgcagaaaaaaaattggaagaAAATGATTACCAAGAAGATGCGTGGGCAGACCTATGTCCAGAAACAGAGAGTGAAAGACGTGAATGCACTGAAGCAGCCAAATCTTCAACTGTCATAGAAGTCGACAGTCCTGAATTTGGAATACcagatttaaataaaagtaacaaGCCAGAAATAGTTAGTGGAAATGGGATTAAAACTTGTTTACTAAGGTCGGAAGTTATACCCTTGTTGAGAGGTTTAAACATGAAACAAAGGCGTATTTTCTATAAGGTAAGAGAATGGTGCAACCTAAAAGCCAATGGTAAAAATCCCCCTCCCTTTCACGTCTTTGTAACAGGCGGAGCTGGAACAGGAAAAAGCCATCTGATTAAATGCTTACATTATGAAACCACAAGAATTCTTGCTCGCTGCTCTCCTAGTCCAGACGATTTGACAGTTTTATTGACTGCACCAACTGGCACTGCAGCCTTCAATATAAATGGATTGACGATTCACCATGCtctttctattttcaaaactcTTACTGTTGACAAAGCGATGCTTGGTGAAGATAAGCTGAACACTTTAAGgtcaaaattagaaaatttacaaattttaatcataGACGAAGTCTCAATGGTCAACAAGAGGTTGTTATTCTTCATTCATGAACGGTTGCGTCAGATCAAGAAAAGACCTGAAAAAGATCCTTTTGGTGGGGTTTCAGTGATAGCTGTTGGAGATTTTTTTCAGTTACCACCAGTAAAATGCCGAAAAACTGATAAACTTTATGTAGATGATCCATCGAATCCTTTGAACTATCTGTGGAACGATTTCTTCACTATTGTAGAATTAGATGAAGTCATGAGACAACGTGAAGATGGTTTGTTTGCTCAGTTATTGAATAGACTTAGgataaaagacaaatattctCCGTTAGAATCCTcagatttaaaaatgttaaagcaGTGTATAGGTAGTGGGACAGATGAAGCTTTACACATTTATGCTACTAATAATGAGATTAATATTCACAATACTGAAATGGTTATTAAACTGTCCAGTGAACCTAAGTTAATTGAAGcacaagattttgaaaaaaataaagctaCAGGAAAACTAAGAAAGAAAACAGCAAATTTTTCACAAACTGATATTTGTCTCCCAACTTCAATTCTATTAGCTGAAGGAGCCCGCGTAATGCTGAAAAAGAATGAAGCCGTCAATGATGGCTTGGTAAATGGGGTAATGGGCACTATTGTCAGCATTGCAGAATTTTTAGAAGGGTCTTTGCCGaatgttatttttatcaattttgacaaTGAGAGAGTAGGAAAAAACGCTAAGattcaaaaaacaataaatgggAAAAGATGCGTTGGATTGGAACCATCTACAGAGGACATACCATTCAAAAATGGAACGAGAAAACAGTTTCCTTTGCAGTTAGCATGGGCATGTACTGTTCATAAAGTTCAGGGTTTGACAGTTTCACAAGCAGTTGTGGATTTGAATAAATGCTTCACTTATGGCCAGGCATATGTTGCATTGAGTAGAGTTACTACAAAAGAAGGGCTTCATATATTACCAATTGATGACAAAACacttggtaaaaaaatatactgtgaTCCTGATATCATAAAaggcataaaaacaatgaaacattaTCTGACTGAAAATGTAGAAGCATCATCTGAAGAAACACTTGTAACTATTGTTTATCACAATATCCAAGGACTAAGAGCTCATAAAAATGATTTAGTGGCTAATTCAGACTGTACAGATGCAGATTATGTATGTCTGACTGAAACATGGCTTGAATCTTCCTCTGATCATGTTTATCTTCCTAACTATGATTTTTATCACCAACCAAGATCTGCAGCCTACACACCGACTAATTCTGTGTTTATGAATTTGCAAGCTATGGGCCACGGAGGAGTTGGAGTATATGTAAAAACAGATTCtgaatatgaaaattgtaaCATTACCGTGGAAAATCTAGAATGTATGACTTTCAGAATCCCCACCATGAATGTCCTTGTGGCAACAATATATAGAACTCAGAAGTATCAAATTggaatatttcttaaaacatttatttcgtTTGTAAGCAAATTGACTGAACTTTCAaacaatatcattgttttaggTGACTTTAATCAAGACATATTAAAGGGAGAAAGATCCATACTGGACTATATGACTTCAAAAGGATTTCAACAGCTAGTGGAAGAGGCCACAACAGAAGGTGGTACATTGATTGATCATGTCTATGTCAAAGGTTGCTCAAAAGTAGAAGTTAAAGGCATTCCAACTTACTACAGTTATCACGATGCTGTATCCATAATGCTTAAAGATAGCCGATaa